Sequence from the Sulfuricurvum sp. genome:
TTTCGTATGAAGAGACCTACATCTATTCGAAAGAACTCATCAACAACAATCCAAAACTTCGCGCACTATGGTTACAAGGTTCTGATCGCTATCAAGGAGCGCTGGACGCAATCCGTGATAGTGGAAAAAAAGATCAGATTCTCCTCCTCACATTTGATGCCGAACCCGAATTTTTACAATTGATCCCTAAAGGTATTTTGGTCGGTTCAGCGATGCAGCAGCCCTATTTGATGGGTGAGCAATCGGTGCAGGTGATGGTCGATCATTTACACCATAAACCCGTCGAAAAAAATATCAAGCTTCCGGTTTTAGCAATTTCATCTGAAAATATCAAAGAGAACATGGCCCTCATTGAACGCAACGTCATGGGAGTCAACGATTAATGTTCTACAAATCACTTAATTTATCGAAGTATTCGCTCTTTTCAACGCTCGGCAGTGCTATCGTTATCATCGTTATTTTTGGTTTAACGACCAATTCAATCTACCATTACCATTCGACAAAACAGACAATGATTCAAGATATGAAAGAGGAATCGGACCTCGTCGCCTTGTCGCTTGAAAAAAGTTTATCTTCTTTGATGGCATCCTATTCCGTTAATGAATACGAAACATTGATTCAGAACCAAATGGCTCGAAAAGATATCTTAGCCATTATTGTTCAAGATAAAAAAATGGGAAATATTCTCGGGAAGCCTTATTTTATTTCTGGATTTATTCGAGATAAAGAGGATGCATTATGGGAATATAATCCTAAAACGGATTCTGTTTTTTTAACCCACGCAGCCTATACCCATACCCACCCGATTAAAAATTCCGATAACGTTGAGCTTGGAAACATACAAATATACATTAGCGCCAACGCGATGAACGAAGAGTTGAACGCCATTATACGCGACAGCATCATCAACACTTTAGCGATTTCACTGCTGTTGATACTATCCTTATTGGGAATCATGAAAAGACTCTTTTTAAATCCTATCTACACCATTACCCATCAAATTTCCCAAACCGATTCTGAGGGGATACCCCTAAAGCCGATGCTGCTAGATGGTTCAAAAGAGTTGTTCACGTTGTCAAAAACGATTAATACAATGATCACCTCTCTTCGTGAGTCCAACAAAGTGTTAAATGAGAGACAAGAACAGCTTCAAAACGACGAAGCTCAGCTTCTTTTAATGCTCAATTTAAGTCCTATCGCGGTTCGTATCACGACACAAAAGGGTGGACAAGTTGTCTTTTCAAACAAAGCTTATGGGGAATTAATACTGAATTCATCCGATCAGCTCATCGGTCAAAATCCTCAAAACTACTATAAAAATCCGGAACAATATCATGCCATCGTCAAACGGATTGAAAATCAGGAAGAAATTTACAATGAATTGGTCGAATTAACCATTAATAAAAAAACGGTATGGACACTTGCCTCCTACATGAGTATCAATTTTAAAGGTCAAAAAGGGATATTAGGATGGTTTTTTGATATTACAGATCAAAAAGAGTCTGAAGTAAAATTAAAGCATGCCGCATATCATGACATCTTAACAAACCTTCCGAATCGGGCACTGTTTTCAAATCTTATTCCCCGTATTTTTGCCCGTATAAAACGTCAAAAAACCTATGCGGCACTGCTGTTTATCGATTTGGACGGGTTCAAAAAAATCAATGATATGCATGGCCATCAAACCGGAGATGCCCTTTTGCAAGAGATAGCGCTTCGGATGAATGCGTTGTTACGGGAGGATGATTTAGTGGCACGAATCGGAGGGGATGAATTTGTTATCCTCATCGCTGATTTAACAAATCGTGAAGACATCACCCCTTTGATCAAAAGAATATTAGAGAGTGTAAGCACCCCATACCATTATGAATCCGCCGAATTGACGGTATCTGCCAGTATTGGCGTGAGTTTTTACCCACAGCGCTATGAAGTCGATGCGGACAGTTTATTGCGACAGGCAGACCAAGCGATGTATGAAGCAAAAATGCGGGGCAAAAATCAATACGCCTATTTTGATGAAATCAATAATCTCAATGAAGAAGAGAGTTTCGAAGATGCCGAAAGTATCGGCAATGGTCTAAAAAATAACGAATTTATCCTCTATTATCAGCCAAAAGTCAACATGCACAGCGGAGTAATTGTAGGTGCCGAAGCGTTGATTCGTTGGAATCATCCAACAAAGGGGATGATCTATCCCGATCAGTTTTTGCCTGTGATTGAAAATCGCCCTCTCATCCTTTCTGTGGATACGTGGGTGCTCCATCAGGCACTCAAACAGCTATCCGAATGGAATACCCAAGGATTCGTAACCTCTATCAGTGTTAATATAAGCGCCTATACCTTCAAAAAGTCTTCGTTTATCGAGATGGTCGATAAAGCGCTAGATACCTATTCGACAGTAGATCCTCGTCAGATTGAAATCGAAATTTTAGAAACAAGTGCCCTGCATGATATCCATGAAATACAGCAAATCATAGGTTTTCTCCATCAAAAAGGGATATCCGTTGCACTGGATGACTTTGGAACAGGATATTCTACCCTCTCGTATTTAAAAGAACTCGAAATTGATTATCTCAAGGTTGATAAAAGTTTTGTGATGGAGATGTTAAACGACCCAAGCAATCTCCGTATTCTCGATGCAACGCTCGGTTTAGCTGATGCATTTAATGCCAAAGTGATTGCTGAGGGAGTTGAATCGATTGAGCATGCAAATTTACTGATACAGTTTGGCTGTGTATTTGCTCAAGGTTACGCAATAGCCCGTCCTATGCCTCCCGAAGCATTTACACAATGGAGATCCGAATGGAAACCGGATCCTTCATGGGGTGTTACTCCAAAAATCTCACCTTCGATGTTTCCGCTCGTATATGCGAGATTAGAACACCATAAATGCTTTAACCAGTTTAGTGACAAAAATTTTGTCACTTTTGATAATAACGCTAACCATTGCCACTTTGGCATGTGGCTGTACAAAGAGGGAAATCACTATTTTGATGAAATAGAATATCAAGAGATTGATGCGTTGCACGTAGAATTTCATGATGCAATCGATGCTATGATGAAAGCCGCTTCGGATGAGCGTGATGCACTTTCAAATACAATGGGTTATCTGCATCAAAAATTAATGGAAAAACTCCATCAAAAAGCCGTTTCAGGGAGACAGTATAATTAAAATAGTTATAAGGTTCATTGTTTTATCAGTATAAAACATAAGCTTGGAACGTGAGTTGATACACGATGATATCTAATCAGCATATTTCAATCCTCTAAAAGTTCTTGCAAAGATGTTGGATGAGAATATCGTATTCACTAGAAGTAATTTTTGCAATCTTTTCTTTGATTCTCGTTTTTGAAAGAGAACGGATTTGATTGACTAAAATATCCGAATCTTCTTTGAGACCCTCACGTGCAGGAAGTCTCATCCGATAAGGATCCATGTTCTCGATGAGATCAGTGGATAGTGGCATCAGAATGACTGTATCTAAAATAGCGTTTTCATCATCATCTGAAATAATCACTGCCGGTCTGATTTTCCCTACTTCATCACCTTTTTTAGGGTACAGATTGACGATAACTATATCGCCTCTATTTAATTCCATCATCAACTCCGAGTTCAGCAAATTCTAGATCCTGGTGATTTTTCAGTTTATGAAGTTTTGCAAGCTTTTCTTCGCGGTCGATTTTTTCAATAACGGGCAAGATGAATTTTTCATATTTGGAAGAGATGAAATAACCTACCGTTGTATGTGCTCTTCGATCGATAATTTCTGCTACATCCATTACTTTCATCAAAGAGGGTTTGTTTTGAATATCGGTTACACCATAGGTTAACATCACATATCCTTTTCTTTATATTTAATCTATAAGTATTATATCTTATATTTAATAACATAACTACTGAAATATATCATTTACTTCAAAAAATTCTTAAAACTCATAAAATGTATAGTATATTTGGAATTAAATTCAAGAATAGTTTTGGAGAAATATTATAGCCCTATTTTAGGCAGGGTAGAACTCTTGAAATTCCTATTCTCAAAAACCAGCGTTTATAAGAAGGATAAGCATGCCCCGACGATCGATATTGACCGCTTCTGAAAAAGAGAGTCTGATTGCGATTCCAGAATCGGAAGAAGAGATTATCCAGCATTACACTCTGAGTGAAACCGATCTCTCAATTATTCGTCAGCATAGAGGTGCGGCCAATCGGCTTGGATTTGCGGTTCAACTGTGTTGCATGCGTTATCCTGGAATTGCAATTTCAAGTGAACAGTCGATTCCAGATATATTTCTTGAGTATCTTGCCAATCAACTTGATGTCGCTCCAGAGGTTTGGTCGGAGTATGGACGTCGTCAGGAAACAAGGCGTGAGTATTTGCTGGAGCTGCAAAGCATGTTTGACTTCGAGCTTTTCAGTATGAAACGCTACGATGAAATGATTGATGAGCTTCACGGTGTTGCAGAGCAAACAGATAAGGGGATAGTTATTGCCTCCACATTGGTTCAAAATCTACGCAGAAAAAATATACTGCTGCCTGCCATCAACGTTATTGAACGTATGTGCGCCGAAGCGATTACACGAGCAAATCGAGATATCTATTCCCAACTAAGTGATCCTTTAACACTCCGGCAACGCCAACAGCTTGACCAGCTTTTAAAAATCAGATCGGACTCTTCCTCGACTTATCTTGCTTGGCTTCGCCAATCACCTATGAAATCTAATTCCAAGGCCATGCTTGAGCACATTGAACGGTTGCGATTACTTCATGATATAAATCTACCGTTGGGAATTGAGCGAACTATCCATCAGAATCGTTTATTAAAAATGGCACGTGAAGGTGGGCAAATGACACCAGCGAATTTGTCCAAATTTGAACCAAATAGACGTTATGCCACATTAGTTGCGTTAGTGATCGAAGCAATAGCGACTCTAATCGATGAGATCATAGAGCTACACGATAAGATTATCGGTAAACTCTTCAACACGGCCAAACATAAACATGAGAAGGAATTTCAATCCTCGGGCAAGGCAATCAATGACAAAGTACGCCTCTATAATAGGATCGGACAGGCTCTATTAGATGCGAAACAAACAGGTACTGATCCATATAAGGCAATCGAATCGATTATGTCATGGGATAAATTTAGTGAAAGCGTTGATGAGGCTGGGCGTCTTGCGAAAAATGAGGATTTCGATTTTATCCATCGTATTGCAGAAAATTATCCTACAATCCGGCGATACGTCCCCGACTTTCTTGGTATATTGAAACTTCGTGCCGCGCCAGCTGCTGAAGAACTTCTTCAAGGTATTGAATTATTACGTAAACTGTATTCAGATAACGCTCGAAAAGTTCCCGATGATGCTCCAACCGCCTTTGTGCGGCGTAGATGGAGTAAGCTGGTATTTACTTCAGAGGGAATAGATCGACGCAACTATGAGCTATGCTTGTTGACCGAACTTAAGAATGCGCTTCGATCTGGTGATATATGGGTGCGGGGATCGCGGCAATTTAAGGATTTCGATGAATATCTTTTGACGGGCGATGCCTATTCGTCGTTAAAAGAAGCGAATAAACTGGGAATAAGTGTCGATTCCGACTGTGAATGCTACATTAACCAGCGCTTAGCTCAGTTGGAAGAGAGGCTAAACGCTGTCAATATGTTGGCACAATCAAACGAACTGCCCGATGCAATCATCACTAATAACGGTTTAAAAATTACACCATTTGATGCCGTTTTTCCTGACGATGCTCAATCACTAATTCAAAATACGGCAGCATTACTTCCTCATGTAAAAATCACTGAACTCTTGATAGAGGTTGATTCTTGGACAGGATTTAGCCGTCATTTCACTCATATTAAAAACGATCAAATAGCTAAAGATACAACCATTCTTTTAACGGCAATACTTGCCGATGGGATCAATCTTGGGCTTTCAAAGATGGCGGAATCATGTCCTGGTACTACTTATTCAAAACTATCTTGGCTACAAGCTTGGCATATACGTGATGAAACCTATTCGCAAGCATTGGGAGAACTCACCAATGCCCAGCTGAAACATCCTTTTGCCCTAAACTGGGGAGATGGGAAAACCTCTTCGTCAGATGGTCAGCGGTTTCGTGCCGGCAACAAAGCTCAAAGTACCGGTCATATTAATCCAAAATATGGCAGTGAACCCGGAAGATTATTTTATACTCACATCTCTGATCAATACTCACCCTTTAGCGCAAGATTAGTCAACGTTGGTGTTCGTGACTCTACCTATGTTCTCGATGGGCTTCTCTATCACGAATCAGATTTGCGTATTGAGGAACATTATACCGACACCGCAGGATTTACCGACCATGTATTTGCATTGATGCATTTGCTTGGATTTCGCTTTGCTCCAAGGATCAGGGATTTAGCGGATACCAAAATATATATACCCGATAATGGAAAGAAATATGATGCTCTGAAACCGATGATCGGTGGAACACTCGGGATCAAAAATATTAAGATGCACTGGGATGAGATTTTACGCTTGGCCGGTTCGATTAAAAAAGGGACCGTCACTGCATCCTTGATGTTACGAAAACTAGGCAGTTACCCAAGGCAAAATGGTCTTGCAATTGCATTAAGAGAATTAGGTCGAATTGAGCGAACACTTTTTATTCTGGATTGGCTTCAAAATGTTGAACTCCGTCGCCGAGTGCAGGCCGGGCTGAATAAAGGTGAGGCCAGAAACGCACTTGCAAGGGCAGTGTTTTTAAATCGTCTTGGTGAAATTCGGGACCGAAGTTTCGATCAGCAGCGTTATCGAGCAAGTGGATTGACCCTTTTAACATCTGCTATCGTATTATGGA
This genomic interval carries:
- a CDS encoding EAL domain-containing protein, with translation MFYKSLNLSKYSLFSTLGSAIVIIVIFGLTTNSIYHYHSTKQTMIQDMKEESDLVALSLEKSLSSLMASYSVNEYETLIQNQMARKDILAIIVQDKKMGNILGKPYFISGFIRDKEDALWEYNPKTDSVFLTHAAYTHTHPIKNSDNVELGNIQIYISANAMNEELNAIIRDSIINTLAISLLLILSLLGIMKRLFLNPIYTITHQISQTDSEGIPLKPMLLDGSKELFTLSKTINTMITSLRESNKVLNERQEQLQNDEAQLLLMLNLSPIAVRITTQKGGQVVFSNKAYGELILNSSDQLIGQNPQNYYKNPEQYHAIVKRIENQEEIYNELVELTINKKTVWTLASYMSINFKGQKGILGWFFDITDQKESEVKLKHAAYHDILTNLPNRALFSNLIPRIFARIKRQKTYAALLFIDLDGFKKINDMHGHQTGDALLQEIALRMNALLREDDLVARIGGDEFVILIADLTNREDITPLIKRILESVSTPYHYESAELTVSASIGVSFYPQRYEVDADSLLRQADQAMYEAKMRGKNQYAYFDEINNLNEEESFEDAESIGNGLKNNEFILYYQPKVNMHSGVIVGAEALIRWNHPTKGMIYPDQFLPVIENRPLILSVDTWVLHQALKQLSEWNTQGFVTSISVNISAYTFKKSSFIEMVDKALDTYSTVDPRQIEIEILETSALHDIHEIQQIIGFLHQKGISVALDDFGTGYSTLSYLKELEIDYLKVDKSFVMEMLNDPSNLRILDATLGLADAFNAKVIAEGVESIEHANLLIQFGCVFAQGYAIARPMPPEAFTQWRSEWKPDPSWGVTPKISPSMFPLVYARLEHHKCFNQFSDKNFVTFDNNANHCHFGMWLYKEGNHYFDEIEYQEIDALHVEFHDAIDAMMKAASDERDALSNTMGYLHQKLMEKLHQKAVSGRQYN
- a CDS encoding type II toxin-antitoxin system PemK/MazF family toxin — its product is MELNRGDIVIVNLYPKKGDEVGKIRPAVIISDDDENAILDTVILMPLSTDLIENMDPYRMRLPAREGLKEDSDILVNQIRSLSKTRIKEKIAKITSSEYDILIQHLCKNF
- a CDS encoding Tn3 family transposase; this translates as MPRRSILTASEKESLIAIPESEEEIIQHYTLSETDLSIIRQHRGAANRLGFAVQLCCMRYPGIAISSEQSIPDIFLEYLANQLDVAPEVWSEYGRRQETRREYLLELQSMFDFELFSMKRYDEMIDELHGVAEQTDKGIVIASTLVQNLRRKNILLPAINVIERMCAEAITRANRDIYSQLSDPLTLRQRQQLDQLLKIRSDSSSTYLAWLRQSPMKSNSKAMLEHIERLRLLHDINLPLGIERTIHQNRLLKMAREGGQMTPANLSKFEPNRRYATLVALVIEAIATLIDEIIELHDKIIGKLFNTAKHKHEKEFQSSGKAINDKVRLYNRIGQALLDAKQTGTDPYKAIESIMSWDKFSESVDEAGRLAKNEDFDFIHRIAENYPTIRRYVPDFLGILKLRAAPAAEELLQGIELLRKLYSDNARKVPDDAPTAFVRRRWSKLVFTSEGIDRRNYELCLLTELKNALRSGDIWVRGSRQFKDFDEYLLTGDAYSSLKEANKLGISVDSDCECYINQRLAQLEERLNAVNMLAQSNELPDAIITNNGLKITPFDAVFPDDAQSLIQNTAALLPHVKITELLIEVDSWTGFSRHFTHIKNDQIAKDTTILLTAILADGINLGLSKMAESCPGTTYSKLSWLQAWHIRDETYSQALGELTNAQLKHPFALNWGDGKTSSSDGQRFRAGNKAQSTGHINPKYGSEPGRLFYTHISDQYSPFSARLVNVGVRDSTYVLDGLLYHESDLRIEEHYTDTAGFTDHVFALMHLLGFRFAPRIRDLADTKIYIPDNGKKYDALKPMIGGTLGIKNIKMHWDEILRLAGSIKKGTVTASLMLRKLGSYPRQNGLAIALRELGRIERTLFILDWLQNVELRRRVQAGLNKGEARNALARAVFLNRLGEIRDRSFDQQRYRASGLTLLTSAIVLWNTVYLERAVAALRNKGETIDDSMLQYLSPLGWEHINLTGDYVWKKSSKLKDGKFRPLRAVKFS